A single genomic interval of Nocardioides nitrophenolicus harbors:
- a CDS encoding acyl-CoA dehydrogenase family protein, with protein MHFELDHHSRTLASLGASLAEEFALRAQEHDRDRTIATENFTRLREEGLYAVALPRELGGQGARSTQWLAFAEALSRGDAATALGFNMHYVATRIGSTLDAVPTDAKKRLAELVVGGALICAPLSEPAASSLLPGTYLPTLTARRVPGGLEVTGTKMFASLWEASDYAFMFAHPEGSSDPTEVVGFLMPTDQPDAITVVDDWDTLGMRATRSNQVRIEGAFVPDELVLCRIDDFLGNWIVAQAHIAWGGYTGCYLGVAEGMVAWLQANLGTRAAKGYAQPTGYHPTISSAVGHATTQVEAARLLMYQAAWEADERSGPSVQTCAAYLRAKLMVGTAIHTVSTLGTTAGGLNALMRSRGYELMLRNASTGSIMPPNALACAEMAGLISMGLDPAEAPSLRLATA; from the coding sequence ATGCACTTCGAACTGGACCACCACAGCCGTACGCTCGCCAGCCTCGGTGCCTCCCTGGCGGAGGAGTTCGCCCTCCGGGCGCAGGAGCACGACCGCGACCGGACGATCGCCACCGAGAACTTCACCCGGCTGCGGGAGGAGGGCCTGTACGCCGTCGCGCTGCCGCGTGAGCTCGGCGGACAGGGAGCCCGCTCCACGCAGTGGCTGGCGTTCGCGGAGGCGCTGTCCCGTGGCGACGCCGCGACCGCGCTGGGCTTCAACATGCACTATGTCGCCACGCGGATCGGCTCGACCCTGGACGCCGTTCCGACCGATGCGAAGAAGCGGCTCGCGGAGCTCGTCGTGGGCGGGGCGCTGATCTGCGCACCGCTCTCCGAGCCGGCAGCGTCGAGCCTGCTGCCCGGGACCTATCTCCCCACGCTCACCGCACGTCGCGTACCAGGGGGGCTCGAGGTGACCGGGACCAAGATGTTCGCGTCGCTGTGGGAGGCGAGCGACTACGCGTTCATGTTCGCCCACCCCGAGGGGAGCAGCGACCCGACGGAGGTCGTCGGGTTCCTGATGCCCACCGACCAGCCCGACGCGATCACGGTCGTCGACGACTGGGACACCCTCGGGATGCGGGCCACGCGCAGCAACCAGGTCCGGATCGAGGGGGCGTTCGTACCCGACGAGCTCGTGCTCTGCCGGATCGACGACTTCCTCGGGAACTGGATCGTCGCCCAGGCGCACATCGCCTGGGGCGGCTACACCGGCTGCTATCTCGGCGTCGCGGAGGGCATGGTGGCCTGGCTGCAGGCGAACCTCGGTACGCGCGCGGCCAAGGGCTACGCGCAGCCGACCGGCTATCACCCCACGATCAGCAGCGCCGTCGGCCACGCCACGACCCAGGTGGAGGCCGCCCGCCTGCTGATGTACCAGGCGGCCTGGGAGGCCGACGAGCGGAGCGGGCCGAGCGTCCAGACCTGCGCGGCGTACCTGCGGGCCAAGCTCATGGTCGGCACCGCCATCCACACCGTGTCGACGCTGGGGACGACGGCCGGCGGCCTGAACGCGCTGATGCGCTCGCGCGGGTACGAGCTGATGCTGCGCAATGCGTCGACCGGATCGATCATGCCGCCGAACGCGCTCGCGTGCGCGGAGATGGCCGGCCTGATCTCGATGGGCCTGGACCCCGCCGAGGCGCCCTCGTTGAGGCTGGCGACGGCATGA